In the Triticum aestivum cultivar Chinese Spring chromosome 2B, IWGSC CS RefSeq v2.1, whole genome shotgun sequence genome, GTACCTATAACTATCATGTTTCGGATGCAATCCATTTATGATTACACAATCCTTGAGTAGTGACACAATCCTTGTGCAGTGACACAATCCTTGAGTAGTGAACTGCTTCCAAACATTGGTTAAATGTGTGGCTGTTGGAGTTGCATCCTTGAGCTGTACATTGTGTATGTTCTGACATTTTGTTGGACTAACTACTTTAGTTTGTCACATGTTACCTTATGCACGAAAAATCTTTACTCAGATGTCAGAAACTCAGACTGTGGTTACTTATGGAAAAAGGGTTTTTGAAATGTGTTCTAGGTAAAACAGATTTAATTGTTTAAGTGAAGGAACACTTTGGACTATTTCTTCACACATTTATTTTCATTGTCTGGGTTGACTGATTTAGTAGATTTTCTCATGCTAGTTTGCTATCCTAAATATACTAAAATGTTAGAAATTAATCTCTTGTTTGATAGCTTATTGTGGCAAGTAAAACTCGACTTCCATTTAGTTGAATGAATATATTTCAGATATGGAACCTTATACAGTACATTTCTTTCCTTCTAAATGTGAATTCAAGTACATCATCAAGCATTTCACATTTGCTGTAGCACTACGTAATGGTGTACTTCTTTTAGAAGTTCTGCTCCTTGCTTCTGTAAATTCTACATATGGTTTCTCATCTGTTGGTGTATATATAGCACCTTTTGGGCAATGAATTATTCAGTGTTCTGTGCTAAAGCTTTCAACCCTGGAAGCGCATGTTCATTTAGGTATGTGCTAGAAGTACTCCACATATTTCTTTCAGTTGCCATTCTTATGAAATTCCAAAGTAAATGATCACAGTGGTAGTGATCGCTGTGATCATTTCAGTGACTGAATGATAAATATAATGTTTAAGGAGAAGCTAATTTCAGTATTGAATAGATTTAAATATTTAAAGGAGGAGTGTTTGGTTGCAAACTGATGGATACTGCCTCCTCCAGGGTTCTCTTTACTAGTCACTGATCGATGCTATGACCTGATTCCAAACCTGCAGGTTGTTTCTTCTTGGACTTGAAAAGTATGGCAAAGGTGACTGGAGGagcatctcaaggaacttcgtcATCTCAAGGACGCCCACTCAGGTCGCCAGTCACGCGCAGAAGTACTTCATCCGCCTCAACTCGATGAACAGGGAGAGGCGGCGATCAAGCATACACGACATCACCAGCGTGAACGGAGAGGCATCAGCGGCTCAGGGCCCAATCACAGGCACAAATGGGCAGGCCGCAGTCCCCGGCAAGTCCCCCAAGCAATCCCCGCACCAGCCAGGGAACCTGCCCCCAGGCGTGGACGCCTTCGGCACAACGATCGGGCAGCCGGTCGGCGGCCCCCTCGTGTCCGCCGTCGGCACCCCGGTCACGCTCCCTGTTGCTGCGCCACCTCACATGGGGTACGCCATGCACGCCCCGGTCCCAGGAACCGTGGTGCCCCGTGCTCCAATGTACCCGATGCCGCCCCCGCCGTCCCGGTGATGCCCCCCTGCTGCAAAATAGACGTTGTTAAGCGATGCTGCTGGGCTTCCTGACAGACCAATTCAGAACCTTCTCCATGTTGTCCGGCCTTGCAGTGAAATGCTCTGTTATGTCTGAATAAAGGAATAACCTATAAACTCTTGTACATTACAGATGGTGTTATGGACGTTGCGGATTATATGTAATCGTGTCGCGTTTCATCGTCGTCGTTCGATGTTCGCCTTCGGGTTGGATGGATGGATACTGGGTGTGTTTCTGTTGGTGATCTGTGTGATGCAGGCACAGGAGAAGATTTACTTGGCAATGTATGAATTGGTTATTACAGAGATTATCATCTGCGGTGTATCTTTGTAACGGTGAATCATCAAAGATTTGTCCAGGAACATTATCTCAGATCGTTCTCGTTTCAAACTTTTTTTGCggcaatttttttcaaatttcacaGTTTGTTCCATCGATGCGTCACCACAGCTGCACTGATTTAATATGCACGACGATAAAGTGAAAACTGACATCTTTGGGCATTACTTAACGACGAAGCAtccatccgtccgtccatctgaTCTGATCAACGGCCACTTCTCGCTCTTGGTGAGCGATGTCATTATTGATAAGCTCTATCTTTGCCAGCCTTGTGCAATTAATCAGTAGAGATTGGACGGCAAAGCTTGACCCGCAACCGAAGAAGAGAACAAAAAGGGGAGCGTGTATGGCCTCATGAGCGTTGCCACTGCGGTGGGTGGGGCTACTGCTGGAGGAGACGCCGTGGGGACCACACCCCACGGGGCCGGCGCCGCGGCGGGGGCCACATTGTCATGAGGGCGGCGTGCGGCGGTGCACAGGTGTCATGGGACCTGGGGCCGTGGGGACCACATCAcacgggcggcgcgcggcggggacCACATGTCATGAGGGCGGCGCGCGACGGTGGACAGGTGTCATGGGACCTGGGCTGTGGGGACACTTGTCACGCCGGCTGAGTCATGGGTTTATTATGAGTGGGTCCGTGGCGCAACAAACGAGGTGACTTTTAAATAGCGTGCATTAATAGTTTTATTTTTTGGAACATGTGCATATATGTccgtatgtaaaataggtatatgAATATGACTCCCTACAAGAACATATGCTTATGAGCCCCTATAAGATAAGTATATTAATATGGAACCATTGGTACAACATAGGGGGCAGTTGGGAAGATACCATTTGGGGTAGAAACTCCCTTGTTTCCTTTTAAGTAGATGGTAATTTTGTTCAATAGAGATGCCACGAATATAGAATTCGTCATTCGAGACACTGACATATTCACGCCACACCCTAGTGAAAATACACAATAAAGACTCCTTTATACGACGCTAATACACATGAAGTTGACTCTATGGATGCCCATGAGTTCGTTCGTGCGCACAAGTTTTTGGAATACAAAATAAGAATCGTCTTCACAATAGAAAAATAATAAGAAAACATCACAAGCTTTACACCAAAGACAATGGCGCACAGTGGTGGAGGGAGGGAGGGGACTNNNNNNNNNNNNNNNNNNNNNNNNNNNNNNNNNNNNNNNNNNNNNNNNNNNNNNNNNNNNNNNNNNNNNNNNNNNNNNNNNNNNNNNNNNNNNNNNNNNNNNNNNNNNNNNNNNNNNNNNNNNNNNNNNNNNNNNNCGCACACTATCTAATACTAACTCTTTAAGTTCTAGAAATGATTAGTGATGTTGCGTACTTCAGCTCCTCTTACAAACATTACTGTTTGATACAAACTTACCATCAACTAAACCTTTGAGATAAAAAAAAAATCCAAATTATGAAATGGGAGGGTATTATCCTCGGATAGAAATGTCATCACAATCTTATTCGGCGCCCGATACATGGCATATTCACGCGACACATTATCGGGTTATAGCAAGTAAGGGCGGAGAGAAGCCCCACGCACATCAGGTCGTGGCCTGGGGCGTGATGCAGCGCCTAGGCTTTCGGAAGAGCCATTCAACGCCCTATAGCTACAGTATAGTGAAGCCGGTCCAGGGCCTGGCCCAATCCTACCTCCACCCCTGATAACAAGGGCCACATGTTGCGCTAATTATCACGCTAGGGGGTACCAAAAAAATTCTTTCCTAACATTCCCGACTATGAATAATTAAAGCTCACAATCATAGTTCGATAGTTGGCGGCCCGGGGCGCGACGGCCTCATGGGCTTTCGGAAGCATTGTTCAATGCTCTGTAGCTACAGTATAGTGAAGCTAGTCTGGTCCCCGGCCCAATCCTACCTCCGCCCCAGATAGCAAGGGACAATTATCAAGCTAGGGGGTATCGACAATTTCCTTCTTAACTTTCCGACCTACAAATTAAAGCTCACAACCAGAGTTCGATAACTGGCGGCCCTgggccgaggcatcaagtaggcttTCGGCAGCACAGTTCAATACCCTATAGCTACAACATAGTGCAGCCGGTCTGAGCCTTGGCCCAACCGAACCGCAACCCCAGATAGCAAGGGCCGATTATTAGGCTCGGGGGTACCGACAATTTTCTTCTTAACTTCCGACCTACAAATTAAAGCTCACAATCAGAGTCCGATAACTGGCGGCCCTgggccgaggcatcaagtaggcttTCGGTAGCACAGTTCAATACCCTATAGCTACAAATAGTGAAGACGGTCTGAGCCTTGGCCCAATCGAACCTCCACCCCTGATAGCAAGGACCGCATGTAATGCCAATTATCACGCTACGCGGTACCGAAAATTTCTTCCCTTACATTTGAGCCTATGAATTAAAGTTCACAATTAGAGTTTGATAGTTGGCAGCCCGGGGCACGACAACCTTACAGGCTATTGGAAGCACTGGTCAATGCCCTGTAGCTACAATATAGTGAAGCCGGTCTGGAACCTGGCCCAAATCCTACATCCACCCCTGATAGCAAGGGCCACATGTCACGCCAATTATCATGCTAGGGGGTACCGAAAATTTCTTTCCTAACATTCCAGCCTAGCTATGAACTAAAGCTCACAATCAGAGTTCGATAGTTGGTGGCACGGGGCGCGACGGCCTCACGGGCTTTCGGAAGCACTGTTCAATGCCCCACACTACAGTATAGTGAAGCTGGTCCAGGGCCTGGCCCAATCCTACCTCCGCCCCTGATAACAAGGGTCAATTATCACGCTAGGGGGTACCGACAATTTCTTTCTTAACATTCCAACCTGAATTAAATCTCACAATCATAGGCCGATAGCTGGCGGCCCGGGGGCGCGATGGCTGCACACAGGGCTTACAAAAGCATTGTTCAATGCCATGTAGCTACAGTATAGTGAAGCCGGTCCGGGGCTTGACCCCCCCGCCCTTGATAGCAAGGGCCACATATTATGCCAATTACTTTCCTAGGGGTACCCACAATTTCTTTTCTAACATTCCGGCCTACAAATCAAAGCTCACAATCAAAGTTCGATAATTGGCGCCCAGTGGGCGCACGACTACCTTCACGAGTGCCCACAGACCCATCCTTACCGCTGAATCGAAGGGCGTGATCTTTTTCATTATAAAACATAAATTTTTGAAAAATCACGCAGTCGCTACATCATCAACAAAGTGGCGGTGCAATGGTGGGGAGAGGGAAGAGGGATCGGTGAGAGGCCACAGCCCTTATACTTCTGCATTGGCAGCACAATACCCAATACATAACTATTTAGTTGCTAACATTATTGATTCACAAGAGCTTTCAAGATAAAACCCCTGCCTACTTTTTGAAGCACTTTGAAATTTCCTCGGATAGAGACAGTCATCAGAATCAAATTTGACGATCGAAACAGGACATATTCATGTGACACCTTAGCGAGTCATATAGAAAGGCCCACATTTCACGCCGGTTATCACGTTCGAGGGGTAGCGAAAATTTCTTTCCTAACATTCCGGGCTACGTATCAAAGCGCACAATCCGGGTTCACTAGTTGGCGCCGGTGAGGGTGTGGCTACCCATCAAATTGAATTGAATCAAACCAAATCGAATTGGATCTTATAGATTGGAAATAATTTTTTGTCGTAGAAACATATAACTACAAAAATCGCGCAATCACTCCATCATCAAAACTGTGGCGGTACAATGGCGGGAAGAGGGGGAGGGACCAGGCCAGAGCCAACACCCCCTCTATTCCTTAGGCGCGCAATACCTAGTACTCCGTAACTCTTTGGATTTAGAGAAAGATCCGATAATCTTCGCGCGCTTCGCCTTCCTTCAACGGTGCAGCACGATACCTGGCAATTCATAACTCTTTAGATTTAGAGAAAGATCCGATAATCTTCGCGCGTTTCGCCTTCCTTCAACGGTGGCCGCACGATACCTGGTCCTCCGTAACTCTTTAGATTTAGAGAAAGATCCGATAAACTTCGCCCGCTTCGCCTTCCTTCAACGGTGGCTGTACGATATATACCTGACAATTCGTAACTCTTCAGATTTAGAGAACGATCCGATAAACTTCGCGCGCTTCGCCTCCCTTCAACGGTGGCCGCACGATACCCGGCAATTCGTAACCCTTTAGAATTAGAGAAAGGTCCGATAATCTTCGCGCGCTTCGCCTTACTTTAACGGTGGCCGCACGATACCTGGCAATTCACAACTCTTTAAATTTAGAGAAAGATCTGATAATCTTCGCGCGCTTCGATTTCTCCTACTCATGTTATTGCTTCACAAGACCTTGATTTTCACCATTTTGGTAGGTTTGAAATGCTCACATCTCACAAAACCCCTCAACATTTCCATTTTCACACCCCCATTTCCCTTGCTTCCATGTTCCCATTGTGGCTGCCCCCTACAAAAAAATCACCCCCAATCTCTCAATAATTAGCGAGCAGCACACGCCGCAGGCCCCCCGCCTCTTCAAAAGCACGGCCGCGGCCACCGTCTCTCGCTCATTGTCTTTCAGTGTACGCCCACACAGAACCGAACGCAAACACCCAGAGCGCACGGAGCACGAGGCTGCGCTAGCTGGCTGCCTCGCGCGAGCACGACATGGCCGACGCGAACGgatcgccctcgccgtcgccgcagCACTCCTCCGGCGGCGAGGCCGTGACCGGCGACTTCGTGGCGGTGCCGGGCGCCGGCCCGCACGCGTCGTTCCAGGCGCTGCTCGCGTCCGTGGGCGGCCACGACCCGCACGGCGCCGTGGCGAACGTCCTGGCGCAGCGCCAGTACCAGGAGTTCGAGCAGCTGTTCGGGCCCCCCGTCCCGCTGATCCAGGCACCGCCGCAGCCAATGCCCCTCCAGGTCCAGGCccccccgccgaccccgccgccgccgcactgcgCCCAGTCCAACCTGCTGATGCCCGCCGGTGAGTATCttgtttttcctttcttttctgcaTCGTCTTCGTACGTCCTtgcgccgtcgtcgccgtcgccggcacGATCGTTTTCTCCGTGATCTGTCCCTTCCCATCCCATGGCTTTCTTCCAGTTCCAGGCCGCGCGCTTAGGGTTTTGACGCGCCCGGATCTGCGCGCTGTGTCCCTGCTGCGCGCGCCGCCATGGACGGGCGCGAGATCCGCACGTCGTTCTAGGTTTTCTGCCCT is a window encoding:
- the LOC123047400 gene encoding transcription factor SRM1 isoform X2, with translation MAAEEASSSGGGGGEEGSGAGGWTREQEKAFENALATVDEEEGEAMWDKIADAVEGKTPEEVRRHYELLVEDVDGIEAGRVPLLVYAGDGEEGGSGAGAGGSGGGGGGGGKKSGGGGGGHGEKGSSKSAEQERRKGIAWTEDEHRLFLLGLEKYGKGDWRSISRNFVISRTPTQVASHAQKYFIRLNSMNRERRRSSIHDITSVNGEASAAQGPITGTNGQAAVPGKSPKQSPHQPGNLPPGVDAFGTTIGQPVGGPLVSAVGTPVTLPVAAPPHMGYAMHAPVPGTVVPRAPMYPMPPPPSR